A DNA window from Paenibacillus segetis contains the following coding sequences:
- a CDS encoding DUF2304 domain-containing protein produces MAIYVLSVSLAFAFLLIVLELVRRQKLKEQYSLLWILFSVTLLIISFNVSFIEWIADKLGVKYAPAILFLFGLLFSFALILHLTIVITRLTSQVLRLAQEVTILKEREVPHGQND; encoded by the coding sequence ATGGCTATTTATGTTCTATCGGTCTCACTTGCATTCGCCTTTTTACTAATCGTTCTAGAGCTCGTACGAAGACAGAAGCTAAAGGAACAGTATTCGTTGCTCTGGATTCTATTCAGTGTGACACTACTTATTATTTCTTTTAATGTATCCTTTATCGAATGGATCGCAGACAAACTCGGTGTGAAATACGCTCCCGCCATTCTGTTCCTATTTGGACTTCTATTCAGCTTCGCATTGATACTTCACCTGACGATTGTGATCACCAGACTGACAAGCCAAGTATTACGTCTGGCTCAAGAAGTAACTATTCTGAAGGAGCGGGAGGTCCCTCATGGACAAAATGATTAG
- a CDS encoding glycosyltransferase family 2 protein, protein MKTLVIIPAYNEEGSIASVIRDIHRFAPSVDIVVINDGSTDRTKQRATEAGAKVLTLPYNVGIGGGMQTGYIYAKQHGYEIAIQMDADGQHLASELPKLIAQTEQYDLVIGSRYVENTSYRSSLLRRVGMVFFSNLVTLVTGQRFTDTTSGFRAAGPRVIDLYAKYYPMDYPEVEALIYLKRKGCRITEVATEMRNRETGKSSITPIKSVYYMVKVTLSVLMSAIRYDRAAVSK, encoded by the coding sequence ATGAAGACTCTAGTTATTATCCCCGCATATAATGAGGAAGGCAGTATCGCCTCTGTCATTCGGGATATTCATAGGTTCGCGCCGTCTGTTGACATTGTCGTCATTAACGACGGCTCTACTGATCGCACAAAGCAACGTGCGACAGAAGCTGGCGCAAAGGTACTTACACTCCCCTATAATGTCGGCATTGGCGGTGGTATGCAAACTGGCTATATCTACGCTAAGCAACATGGCTATGAAATTGCTATCCAAATGGATGCTGACGGACAACACCTCGCCAGTGAACTGCCGAAGCTAATTGCTCAGACCGAGCAATATGATCTAGTGATCGGATCAAGGTACGTAGAAAATACATCGTACCGTTCTTCTCTTCTGAGACGAGTCGGGATGGTCTTTTTCTCAAACTTGGTTACCCTGGTTACCGGGCAACGCTTCACAGACACGACCAGTGGCTTTCGCGCCGCAGGACCTAGGGTGATCGACTTATATGCTAAATACTACCCCATGGACTACCCAGAAGTAGAAGCGCTCATTTATCTCAAGCGTAAGGGTTGCCGGATTACCGAGGTAGCTACAGAAATGCGAAATCGCGAAACCGGAAAGTCATCAATAACCCCAATCAAATCCGTGTATTATATGGTGAAGGTGACATTATCCGTCCTCATGAGTGCAATCCGTTATGATAGAGCGGCGGTGTCTAAATAA
- a CDS encoding ArnT family glycosyltransferase, whose product MFSLSDVRRPAKIALLGMIAFVGIVSCIIVLVYNDYFLLGDPIKPNNDDVKYIQTSRLLLNEGVLAYNTKDKPSAFIMPGLPFILSGFMAVFGQDQGGVIAFRIFQCLQQALCIYLIFWIGRRIFNTRVALIACAISALYLPDYFSSGVILSETTFRTLILLLVCVTILAIERNKTVWYLLIGILTAAAAYLKPHASLYPAVFLVLWWKWKIPWRVMLKYTLLMAAVYIVLLTPWWIRNWVTFHEFILFTNSGGSPFLLGTRIYGQLPPAGFFEAYPQYEPETLFQGSDSTAIQKGLDIISYGFRHEPLKYAYWFTIGRWVELYFHPFYSRPIWPVSRPLMNVLQIVLMLINMAGIVWALLKHNFTRLLPLLLALGYFTVIYLPFVAFNRYGYPNMVLLILFGSYFIDQVVTIFSKNRPDRLEGRRTTTS is encoded by the coding sequence TTGTTCTCACTGTCAGATGTACGTCGACCCGCCAAGATAGCGTTGCTTGGGATGATAGCCTTTGTAGGGATAGTCTCTTGCATTATCGTCCTTGTCTATAACGACTATTTTCTACTGGGAGATCCGATCAAACCAAATAATGACGATGTTAAATATATTCAAACGTCTCGCCTCCTCTTGAATGAGGGGGTGCTGGCGTATAATACAAAGGACAAACCTTCCGCATTTATTATGCCTGGACTACCGTTTATCTTATCGGGATTTATGGCTGTGTTTGGGCAAGATCAAGGCGGGGTGATCGCCTTTCGTATATTCCAATGCCTTCAGCAGGCTCTCTGTATTTATTTAATCTTCTGGATTGGTAGGCGTATCTTTAATACGCGAGTCGCTCTGATTGCCTGTGCAATAAGTGCATTATATCTTCCCGATTATTTCTCTTCGGGGGTCATCTTATCAGAGACGACATTCCGGACTTTGATCTTGTTGCTTGTCTGTGTAACGATCTTAGCCATAGAACGCAATAAAACTGTCTGGTACCTGCTGATTGGTATCCTGACCGCTGCAGCAGCCTACCTTAAGCCCCATGCATCGCTCTATCCCGCCGTATTCCTCGTGTTATGGTGGAAATGGAAGATTCCTTGGAGAGTCATGCTGAAATATACCCTATTGATGGCTGCCGTTTATATCGTGTTACTAACACCTTGGTGGATTCGTAACTGGGTTACATTTCACGAGTTCATTCTGTTCACCAACTCTGGGGGAAGCCCCTTTTTACTTGGCACTCGAATTTATGGACAGCTTCCACCCGCTGGTTTCTTTGAGGCTTATCCGCAATATGAACCGGAGACCTTGTTTCAAGGGTCGGATAGCACTGCCATTCAGAAGGGACTGGATATCATATCCTATGGATTCCGTCACGAACCACTGAAATATGCCTATTGGTTCACTATCGGAAGATGGGTAGAACTCTATTTCCATCCTTTCTACTCACGACCGATATGGCCTGTATCGAGACCACTTATGAATGTGCTGCAAATTGTACTTATGTTAATCAATATGGCTGGTATCGTGTGGGCTCTTTTGAAACATAACTTTACACGGCTGCTTCCGCTTCTTCTGGCATTAGGTTACTTCACGGTTATCTATTTGCCTTTCGTCGCATTTAATCGCTATGGTTATCCAAACATGGTCCTGTTGATATTGTTTGGTTCGTATTTTATTGACCAAGTAGTTACTATCTTCAGCAAAAATCGCCCTGACCGCTTAGAAGGAAGGAGGACAACTACTTCATGA
- the abc-f gene encoding ribosomal protection-like ABC-F family protein, which yields MMIQCQNIQKYYGAELVLSDISFEIKKGEKVGLIGRNGTGKTTLMRLLMGSESPDQGLLAISKDARIGALAQIPNYSDQATVYSVLQSAFKNLLDAKDQMQQLEAEMSAGSTSSGELLLESMLKQYGRLQEVFERGGGYEIESTIERVTSGLSIPSSQYERPFSSLSGGEKTKVGLAVILLQNPDILLLDEPTNHLDMAAIQWLESFLHQFEGTVVVISHDRYFLDTVAGKIIEIEDGEAFTYYCNYSSYKVEKEQKLLLQFADYQEQQKKIKKMQDTIKQLIDWGNRSNPPNPGFHRRAASMQKALDRMVKLKRPILERRAIDLQLQQSDRSGKDALVLADVGKSISERRLYSDVNVKLRYGEMAVLIGANGTGKTTLLKSIIGMDSPDEGEIKLGSRVEFGYLAQESAPSDHEETVLQYFRKEIGMETGEARNQLARFLFYGADVFKKVRSLSGGEWTRLRLAILMHQQPNLLLFDEPTNHLDIDSREALEEALEDYPGSLLAISHDRYFINKIAGQIWSLENGQMNVYLGNYDSYQAELVKKHYVSTPSTNDTVKIIKDNSRNISSKQINPASLEKLERDIGEVELSIATIDVTMTQPEVVFDAQQLSLLQAQRDEAQQVLDELTEKYFQMLENDVTL from the coding sequence ATGATGATTCAATGTCAAAATATTCAGAAATATTACGGTGCCGAACTGGTACTGAGCGATATATCGTTCGAAATAAAAAAAGGTGAAAAGGTCGGACTCATCGGACGAAATGGTACCGGAAAGACCACACTGATGCGATTGCTCATGGGGAGTGAAAGTCCTGACCAGGGCTTACTTGCGATCTCTAAAGATGCCCGGATTGGCGCCTTGGCACAAATCCCTAATTACAGCGATCAAGCAACTGTCTACAGTGTTTTACAATCGGCCTTTAAGAACTTGCTCGATGCTAAAGATCAGATGCAACAACTTGAAGCAGAGATGTCTGCTGGCTCTACTAGCAGTGGGGAGTTGCTGCTGGAATCCATGCTTAAACAGTACGGTCGTCTGCAAGAAGTCTTCGAACGGGGTGGCGGTTATGAAATCGAATCTACCATTGAACGAGTCACAAGCGGGTTAAGCATTCCTTCTAGCCAATATGAACGTCCTTTCTCCTCCCTATCTGGTGGTGAGAAGACCAAAGTTGGACTCGCTGTGATCCTGTTGCAGAACCCGGACATCTTGCTACTGGATGAACCCACAAATCACTTGGACATGGCAGCAATCCAATGGTTGGAGTCCTTCCTACATCAATTCGAGGGTACTGTAGTGGTCATTTCACATGACCGTTATTTTCTAGATACCGTTGCCGGGAAGATCATTGAAATCGAGGACGGCGAGGCTTTCACCTATTACTGTAATTACAGTTCCTATAAGGTAGAGAAAGAACAAAAACTACTTCTACAGTTCGCCGATTATCAGGAACAGCAAAAGAAGATCAAGAAGATGCAGGACACGATAAAGCAGCTTATAGATTGGGGTAATCGTTCCAATCCACCCAATCCGGGCTTTCATCGACGGGCTGCATCGATGCAGAAGGCACTGGATCGAATGGTCAAGTTGAAGCGACCTATTCTGGAGCGTAGAGCTATTGACCTTCAGCTTCAGCAGAGTGACCGATCAGGGAAGGATGCCCTTGTACTTGCAGACGTTGGGAAATCCATAAGTGAACGACGGTTATACAGCGATGTAAATGTTAAGCTACGTTACGGTGAAATGGCCGTATTGATTGGTGCCAACGGAACAGGGAAAACCACTTTGCTCAAAAGTATTATTGGGATGGATTCCCCAGACGAAGGTGAGATCAAGCTTGGCTCCCGGGTAGAGTTCGGTTATCTGGCCCAGGAATCAGCACCTTCTGATCATGAAGAGACGGTACTGCAATATTTTCGCAAGGAAATTGGAATGGAGACTGGAGAGGCACGTAATCAACTTGCGCGGTTTCTCTTCTATGGTGCCGATGTCTTTAAGAAGGTCCGTAGCCTTTCCGGTGGTGAATGGACACGGTTAAGGCTGGCTATTTTAATGCACCAGCAACCTAATTTATTGCTATTCGACGAACCAACGAACCACTTGGATATCGATTCCAGGGAGGCACTTGAAGAAGCGCTTGAGGATTATCCAGGCTCATTACTGGCTATTTCTCATGATCGTTACTTCATCAATAAAATTGCAGGACAGATATGGTCGCTTGAGAACGGACAAATGAATGTGTACTTAGGTAATTATGATAGCTATCAGGCTGAACTGGTTAAGAAACACTATGTGAGTACGCCCTCTACTAACGATACGGTTAAAATAATTAAAGACAATTCGAGGAATATCTCTTCCAAGCAGATCAATCCGGCTTCACTCGAGAAACTAGAGCGAGATATCGGGGAAGTGGAGCTATCGATTGCCACGATTGATGTCACTATGACTCAACCAGAGGTCGTCTTTGATGCACAGCAATTAAGTCTGTTACAAGCTCAGCGGGATGAAGCTCAACAGGTGCTGGATGAATTGACAGAAAAATATTTTCAAATGTTGGAAAATGATGTAACATTGTAA
- a CDS encoding RAxF-45 family protein, with the protein MDRKYAWNRVSQLPMAIFGIVHDLSCDGISMSIFTNSISKQNCEMPLLP; encoded by the coding sequence GTGGATCGCAAATATGCATGGAATCGTGTTAGCCAGTTGCCGATGGCAATTTTTGGCATCGTTCATGATTTATCCTGTGATGGGATAAGTATGTCCATTTTCACTAACTCGATATCCAAACAAAATTGCGAAATGCCGCTCCTACCTTAA
- a CDS encoding amino acid ABC transporter substrate-binding protein, which yields MKKITLLLLTIVLTTLLAACVSNENNNKAANEGSGVQPDNTKSNSLEAVKASGKLRIGTEGTYAPFTYHDTDGKLTGFDIEIAREVAKRLGVEPEFIETQWDGIFAGLDANRFDAVFNEVMIRDDRKEKYDFSDPYIVSRAVLIVPTDNTNITKFADLKGKKAGQSLTSNLTDIAKENGAEIVATEGFSQAIDLLLSKRIDATVNDNLSYLDLKKQKPDVALKVVDELPDAAKSGALFKKGNTELVGAINQALADIKSDGVYLEISKKYFGEDVSK from the coding sequence ATGAAGAAAATAACATTACTGCTACTAACAATAGTTCTGACTACATTACTTGCCGCTTGCGTAAGCAACGAGAATAACAACAAAGCTGCAAATGAGGGCTCTGGGGTTCAGCCAGATAACACAAAGAGTAATTCTCTAGAAGCAGTTAAAGCGAGTGGCAAACTTCGAATCGGAACAGAAGGAACCTATGCGCCGTTTACGTACCACGATACGGATGGAAAGTTGACCGGTTTTGATATTGAAATTGCTCGAGAAGTAGCTAAACGTCTTGGTGTAGAACCTGAATTTATTGAGACACAATGGGATGGAATATTTGCGGGACTGGATGCGAATCGGTTTGATGCGGTATTTAACGAAGTGATGATTCGTGATGATCGGAAAGAGAAGTACGATTTCTCCGATCCATATATCGTTTCCCGGGCAGTACTGATCGTTCCTACAGATAATACGAATATCACTAAGTTTGCCGATTTGAAAGGGAAGAAGGCAGGGCAATCCCTCACCAGCAACTTAACGGATATTGCCAAAGAGAATGGAGCGGAGATCGTTGCAACGGAGGGATTTAGCCAAGCGATCGACTTGTTACTCTCCAAACGAATTGATGCTACTGTGAATGATAACTTGTCTTACCTCGACTTGAAGAAGCAGAAGCCGGATGTGGCCTTAAAGGTGGTCGATGAGTTACCTGATGCTGCAAAGAGTGGAGCATTATTTAAAAAGGGCAATACGGAATTAGTTGGAGCCATTAACCAAGCACTTGCAGATATAAAGAGCGATGGCGTTTATCTTGAAATATCCAAGAAATACTTTGGTGAGGATGTATCAAAATAA
- a CDS encoding amino acid ABC transporter permease encodes MDDRKLQIFIDSLLPLLKAGVAFTIPLTLISFVLGLTLAILTAIARLSGWRVLRLIARFYVWIIRGTPLLVQLFIIFYGLPAVGVTLGPFPAAVIGFTLSVGAYGSEIIRAAILSIDQGQWESAYSLGMTRMKTMRFIILPQAARVAVPSLGNSFISLVKDTSLAAMVTYTEMFRKAQQITSTTYEPLLVYSEAALIYLLFSTVLSTLQNRLEKRLDRSTAR; translated from the coding sequence ATGGATGATCGAAAACTACAAATTTTTATCGATTCTTTGCTACCCTTGTTAAAAGCCGGGGTGGCTTTTACTATTCCATTGACGCTTATTTCGTTTGTATTGGGGTTAACACTAGCTATACTTACTGCAATTGCCCGTCTTTCAGGCTGGAGGGTACTACGCTTGATCGCACGCTTCTATGTTTGGATCATTAGGGGAACCCCGTTACTTGTGCAATTGTTTATTATTTTCTATGGTCTTCCGGCCGTTGGTGTTACGTTAGGCCCTTTTCCGGCAGCGGTTATCGGTTTTACGCTTAGTGTGGGGGCTTACGGATCGGAAATTATTCGAGCTGCAATTTTGTCTATTGATCAAGGGCAATGGGAGTCTGCTTATTCTTTAGGTATGACACGCATGAAGACGATGCGGTTTATCATTTTACCTCAAGCTGCACGTGTGGCAGTGCCTTCCCTCGGTAATTCATTTATCAGTCTTGTGAAGGATACTTCACTTGCGGCAATGGTGACTTATACAGAGATGTTTCGTAAGGCCCAGCAAATCACGTCAACAACCTATGAGCCGTTGCTAGTATATTCTGAAGCTGCGCTCATCTATCTATTGTTCAGCACCGTCTTATCGACGTTGCAGAATCGATTAGAGAAGCGACTGGATCGTTCAACCGCAAGGTAA
- a CDS encoding DUF4097 family beta strand repeat-containing protein → MNKRNWSFLAVIFIVLGFAGMAYQGFKFGDDLPSYNHKWVFDERELKSLIVDSDYNIDMTFIDSPDGTDYIEISGAMEQETIDKLQETKLSEGTLNLQLKENFHISFLSINFQSSKQNITVALAKGESLDSIVADLRSNNGYFTNLNGQNIELKTSSGNIHASSITGQEIKLKGSSGDIKATQIKGNTTASVTSGNIRIDDVTGSLSTHTTSGNITVDQVQGFVDASGTSGNIKFSNFTGDGKFKLTSGNIKISDQRSDSLDISISSGNVSLSKDPEFQGFYDLKTTSGNIKAPESPRVTDDVIKIRATSGNIKISN, encoded by the coding sequence ATGAATAAAAGAAATTGGTCATTCCTTGCCGTCATCTTCATCGTGCTCGGTTTCGCGGGCATGGCTTATCAAGGATTCAAGTTTGGGGATGATCTCCCTTCCTACAATCACAAATGGGTATTTGACGAGCGAGAACTCAAATCACTAATTGTAGATAGTGACTACAACATCGATATGACGTTCATTGATAGTCCCGATGGCACGGATTACATTGAAATAAGCGGTGCAATGGAGCAGGAAACCATCGATAAACTGCAAGAAACAAAACTTTCTGAAGGCACATTAAACCTGCAATTAAAGGAAAATTTCCACATAAGTTTTCTTTCTATAAACTTTCAGTCATCCAAGCAGAATATAACCGTTGCGCTTGCCAAAGGAGAATCCTTGGATTCTATTGTGGCAGATCTAAGATCTAATAATGGATACTTTACAAACCTAAATGGTCAAAATATTGAGCTTAAGACTTCCTCCGGTAATATTCATGCGAGTTCGATCACTGGGCAAGAGATAAAATTGAAGGGTTCCTCTGGTGATATTAAAGCTACTCAAATCAAGGGTAATACCACCGCCTCGGTCACTTCAGGCAATATTAGAATAGACGATGTTACGGGTTCACTCAGTACCCATACTACATCAGGCAATATAACAGTCGATCAAGTTCAGGGGTTTGTCGATGCATCAGGGACCTCCGGCAACATCAAGTTTAGCAATTTCACCGGAGACGGAAAATTCAAATTGACTTCCGGTAACATCAAGATATCCGATCAACGATCCGATTCTCTAGATATTTCCATAAGTTCGGGCAATGTCTCGCTGTCCAAGGATCCAGAGTTCCAAGGCTTCTATGACCTCAAGACCACTTCAGGTAATATTAAAGCGCCTGAATCTCCTAGAGTAACGGATGATGTGATCAAAATCCGCGCCACTTCAGGTAATATTAAGATTAGTAATTAA
- a CDS encoding HAAS signaling domain-containing protein — MNKSQFLGLLHSHLSVLPPEECNELMEDYEAHFAFALQNGRTEEEVILELGHPEELAREALGNRFIPKEPVYWFGGQEAPTPVRPQVPEVSLRNGFMKSMVYTGLFFVDIIVVPSLLALWSFWICFPIVAFVGIISPVLLGLDYLTDGVFYPAKGYAVIALVGIGILFTIASKSTFKVFKDMSLAFKAWHTRTVKGALRHE; from the coding sequence ATGAACAAAAGTCAATTTTTAGGCCTTCTACATTCCCATTTATCCGTTCTTCCACCTGAAGAATGCAATGAGCTTATGGAAGACTATGAAGCCCATTTTGCTTTTGCCCTTCAGAATGGTAGAACTGAAGAAGAGGTTATTCTCGAATTAGGCCACCCTGAGGAATTAGCGAGAGAAGCCCTTGGTAATCGATTCATTCCCAAAGAACCCGTCTATTGGTTTGGGGGACAAGAGGCACCCACTCCCGTGCGGCCACAAGTACCAGAGGTATCACTTCGTAATGGTTTTATGAAATCTATGGTCTATACTGGACTCTTTTTTGTAGATATCATCGTTGTCCCCTCGCTACTTGCGCTGTGGTCATTTTGGATATGCTTTCCAATCGTCGCCTTTGTTGGTATTATTAGTCCAGTACTATTGGGTCTAGATTATTTGACTGACGGGGTGTTTTACCCGGCTAAGGGATATGCTGTAATCGCACTTGTAGGTATCGGAATCTTGTTCACTATCGCCTCAAAAAGTACATTTAAGGTATTCAAGGATATGAGCCTAGCTTTTAAAGCATGGCATACACGGACAGTGAAGGGGGCTCTACGACATGAATAA
- a CDS encoding PadR family transcriptional regulator — protein MDINIQFKKGALELCVLVLIHERDRYGYELAQSVSEHIEVAEGALYPLLRRLVVEGYCTTYLQESTGGPPRKYYRLTSAGEIHMKMLVIEWKQFVKSVSTLIEKGTQHS, from the coding sequence TTGGATATCAATATCCAATTCAAGAAAGGCGCCTTGGAACTTTGCGTGCTGGTGCTTATTCATGAACGGGACCGTTATGGGTATGAATTAGCCCAATCTGTATCTGAACATATCGAAGTTGCAGAGGGAGCTCTCTATCCATTGCTAAGAAGACTAGTCGTTGAGGGCTATTGTACTACTTACTTACAGGAATCTACGGGTGGTCCCCCGCGTAAATATTACAGACTGACATCTGCAGGAGAAATTCATATGAAAATGTTGGTGATCGAATGGAAACAATTCGTCAAAAGTGTGTCGACTTTGATCGAGAAAGGAACGCAACATTCATGA
- a CDS encoding ABC transporter permease, with the protein MDWVTTLGQLMNTTLVFSTALIFGALGGIFSERSGVTNIGIEGLMTFGAFAAAVSTHFAGEAGMGVASPWIGLITALIVGVLASLIHALASITFKADQIISGIVINFLATGSTLYMVKLIFHGDGETALLKNVFNKVAIPWLSKIPIIGEGLFHNYPTTYLAIILVFVAYFVLFKTPFGLRLRAVGEHPSAADTAGVNVKRMRYIGVMISGALAALGGATVTLTTTSTFAHNTISGQGFIAIAAMIFGKWNPIGAFGAAAFFGFSQAIRSYVSLFAWSNSIPQEFIYMLPYVLTIIVLVAAVGRSRAPSALGEPYDPGKR; encoded by the coding sequence ATGGATTGGGTAACTACACTCGGTCAACTGATGAACACGACGCTGGTATTTTCTACAGCACTCATCTTTGGGGCCTTGGGCGGCATCTTCTCGGAGCGTTCCGGGGTTACGAATATCGGTATTGAAGGATTAATGACATTCGGTGCCTTCGCGGCAGCAGTTAGTACACACTTTGCCGGAGAGGCTGGTATGGGAGTAGCTTCGCCGTGGATAGGTCTCATCACTGCTCTGATCGTCGGGGTTCTCGCTTCACTCATCCATGCCCTAGCCTCCATTACCTTCAAAGCGGATCAGATTATCAGCGGTATCGTCATTAACTTCCTGGCAACAGGAAGTACACTCTATATGGTTAAGCTTATTTTTCACGGTGACGGCGAGACTGCTCTGCTTAAGAATGTATTCAATAAAGTGGCGATCCCTTGGCTTTCCAAAATCCCAATTATCGGTGAGGGCTTATTTCACAATTATCCTACTACCTATTTGGCGATTATTCTTGTGTTTGTTGCTTACTTCGTTCTATTCAAGACGCCATTTGGACTACGTCTCCGCGCAGTAGGGGAACATCCTAGTGCAGCGGATACGGCGGGTGTGAATGTTAAGCGCATGCGTTATATTGGTGTAATGATCAGCGGAGCCTTAGCGGCTCTTGGGGGAGCAACAGTAACACTCACAACAACTAGCACATTTGCTCACAACACCATTTCAGGACAAGGCTTTATTGCTATTGCTGCGATGATTTTCGGTAAATGGAATCCGATCGGCGCCTTTGGTGCTGCTGCATTCTTCGGTTTCTCGCAAGCCATCCGTAGCTATGTATCGCTCTTTGCCTGGTCAAACAGCATACCTCAAGAATTCATTTACATGCTTCCGTATGTACTAACTATTATCGTGCTTGTCGCTGCAGTAGGACGGTCACGTGCCCCTTCTGCCCTTGGAGAACCATACGATCCAGGGAAACGATAG
- a CDS encoding ABC transporter permease → MNKIFKIFSSSIVVPITAIVMGLIVGAIIMLFGGYDPLLAYQSLFSQVFGNLYDFGETLREITPLILTGLAVAFAFRAGLFNIGGEGQFIIGMTAASFIGIKLSGLPAIIHAPLAVIVGGIAGGLWAALAGYIKAKRGVNEVITTIMLNWTALYLGNYVVMHFLLLPGQQRSEDLPESASITIQWISDLFSNARIHWGMLLAVLAAVFFYIFLWKTKQGYELRAVGLNPHAAEYAGMNVGKNVVKAMFISGMFAGLAGACQVLGVFHYQSVLSGTPGIGFDGIAVALIGMNHPFGVLLGGILFGVLTYGSAGMSFGAGVPPELIRIVIGSIIFFIAAPGIVRFVLKPLYLKRKKGKVL, encoded by the coding sequence ATGAATAAAATATTTAAGATTTTCTCCAGCAGCATTGTTGTTCCTATAACGGCTATTGTGATGGGACTTATTGTTGGAGCAATCATTATGCTTTTCGGAGGATATGATCCTTTATTAGCATATCAATCACTATTCTCGCAGGTGTTTGGAAATCTGTATGATTTCGGGGAAACTCTTCGTGAAATCACCCCCTTGATATTAACGGGACTGGCTGTAGCATTCGCCTTCCGTGCAGGTCTGTTCAATATTGGTGGCGAAGGACAATTTATCATTGGGATGACTGCTGCATCGTTTATCGGTATCAAATTGTCTGGGCTTCCTGCAATTATTCATGCTCCACTCGCTGTAATTGTAGGTGGGATCGCCGGTGGTTTATGGGCAGCGCTCGCTGGTTATATCAAAGCAAAACGTGGGGTCAATGAGGTCATCACAACGATTATGCTGAACTGGACAGCCCTGTATCTAGGGAATTATGTTGTTATGCATTTTCTTCTTCTTCCAGGACAACAACGTTCTGAAGACCTTCCAGAAAGCGCTTCTATCACTATCCAATGGATATCGGACCTATTCAGCAATGCTCGAATTCACTGGGGGATGCTCCTCGCTGTATTAGCAGCAGTATTCTTCTACATTTTCCTCTGGAAAACAAAGCAAGGGTACGAGCTACGTGCAGTTGGTCTCAATCCTCATGCAGCGGAATATGCAGGGATGAATGTAGGTAAAAATGTTGTAAAGGCGATGTTTATAAGTGGAATGTTCGCCGGACTCGCAGGAGCTTGTCAAGTACTCGGCGTGTTCCACTATCAATCCGTTCTGTCCGGAACACCGGGTATAGGATTTGATGGAATTGCTGTAGCTCTAATCGGTATGAATCATCCATTCGGAGTATTGCTAGGTGGAATCTTGTTCGGTGTACTAACGTATGGTTCTGCCGGAATGAGCTTCGGCGCTGGTGTTCCACCAGAGTTGATCCGAATCGTTATCGGCTCCATTATTTTCTTTATTGCTGCACCAGGTATCGTACGTTTCGTGCTTAAACCCCTTTACCTCAAACGTAAGAAAGGGAAGGTGTTGTAA